From the genome of Bacillota bacterium, one region includes:
- a CDS encoding VCBS repeat-containing protein, giving the protein MQKKAALAFSLFSCLVLPVALVVWLCHGAVGFYTVSARPALEKTAESRSFDLDRDGQPECYDLRKGRLTITGQGRITWQSPAEWRVTAFALGDANNDGIDDLNLVLWKKGSFGRDKPFWVTGSDEDVKNHLFIYDLAHGSLKPVWLSSNLDAPILELSIEDVDGDGKNELLVVEGDYTSPSRQKTVWQWNGWGFTLTGSPCTAW; this is encoded by the coding sequence ATGCAGAAGAAGGCGGCGCTGGCCTTCTCCCTCTTCAGCTGCCTGGTCCTGCCGGTCGCCCTGGTGGTCTGGCTCTGCCACGGGGCGGTCGGTTTTTATACTGTCTCTGCAAGGCCCGCTTTGGAAAAAACTGCGGAGAGCCGGTCCTTTGACCTCGACCGGGATGGGCAACCGGAATGTTACGATCTGCGGAAAGGGCGCCTGACCATCACAGGCCAGGGCCGGATAACCTGGCAGTCCCCGGCGGAGTGGAGGGTAACAGCCTTCGCTCTGGGTGATGCCAACAACGACGGGATAGATGACCTGAACCTGGTGCTCTGGAAGAAGGGGAGCTTCGGGAGGGATAAGCCTTTCTGGGTAACGGGTAGTGACGAGGATGTTAAAAACCACCTGTTCATCTACGACCTGGCGCATGGCTCCCTGAAGCCGGTCTGGCTCTCCTCGAACCTTGACGCACCCATCCTGGAGCTCAGTATTGAAGACGTGGACGGCGACGGAAAAAATGAGTTGTTGGTTGTAGAGGGGGACTATACATCCCCCTCCCGTCAAAAAACCGTCTGGCAGTGGAACGGCTGGGGGTTTACCCTAACCGGATCTCCTTGTACTGCCTGGTGA
- a CDS encoding DUF3160 domain-containing protein: MRFSKGKSIACLVVVLLAAALGVLAFKPAQVRLGVADSIARLTAKAAFASGFGVYREVPVNVKPAVQSYTVKADLSNVTNRDRFKYSPTAKELLARNGFVVIPGQCAEFFALYEMNRYDSIPNFITTDAMLHNYHLFFSHLLKSLEKERLVPELKQLNTAMFDASLKQYQALRGTSWENAARRNVAFFTVACKLMNMNQQTPVPAGVQEVVDRELALIEGHNKIEVSPVMSMGRPRPDPLEDLKEDYSQYIPRGHYTKTEDLKNYFKAMMWYGRLTFRLKDEDETRSAVLITLALNQGENLKSWERIYEPTNFFVGKSDDINCLQYQDLLKEIYGEQISLRKLAGDPEKWAAFLKAAGKLQPPAINSIPIFDENIQPDREREIKGFRFMGQRFTLDASIFQRLVYREVKENSEGKRRMLPKGLDVPAAMGSKEAYRLLEEMGETGYEKYPENMQKMRDYIAGLDLKTWTQNLYRSWLYTLQPLVWEKPAGYPSFMLNKAWTRKELNTYLGSWTELKHDTILYAKQVYAEMGGAPEEQDDRGYVEPNPHLYGRLASLIGLTRDGLAQRGLLNERDEASLDRMEQLALSLKDISEKELNNLPLTNEDYDLIRTFGGQLEHFWLEALRDEGIDHRSALADQPAPVVADVATAPPDLVLEEGTGYVSEIYAIVPVDGKLRIARGGVYSYYEFPWPIGDRLTDARWREMLNTGKAPEPPEWTKDFTGSGAVQPLPAWDCKNG; encoded by the coding sequence GTGCGTTTTTCAAAAGGTAAAAGCATTGCCTGTCTTGTTGTTGTCCTGCTGGCTGCGGCCCTGGGGGTGCTTGCCTTCAAGCCGGCGCAGGTCAGGCTGGGGGTGGCGGACTCCATCGCCAGGCTCACTGCGAAGGCCGCTTTTGCGTCCGGTTTTGGGGTTTACCGGGAGGTTCCGGTCAACGTCAAGCCCGCCGTACAATCTTACACGGTCAAAGCGGACCTGAGCAATGTCACCAACCGGGACCGCTTCAAGTATTCCCCGACGGCCAAAGAGTTGCTGGCCAGAAACGGCTTCGTGGTCATCCCCGGCCAGTGCGCCGAGTTTTTCGCGCTCTACGAAATGAACAGGTACGACAGCATCCCCAACTTCATCACCACCGACGCTATGCTGCACAACTACCACCTTTTCTTCAGCCACCTGCTGAAGAGCCTGGAAAAGGAGAGGCTGGTCCCAGAGCTAAAGCAATTGAACACCGCCATGTTCGACGCCTCCCTGAAGCAGTACCAGGCCTTGCGGGGTACGTCCTGGGAGAACGCCGCCAGGCGCAACGTGGCCTTCTTCACCGTTGCCTGCAAACTTATGAATATGAACCAGCAGACCCCTGTCCCCGCAGGGGTTCAGGAGGTTGTGGACCGGGAGCTGGCCCTGATCGAAGGGCACAACAAGATCGAGGTTTCACCGGTGATGAGCATGGGGCGCCCCCGCCCGGATCCCCTTGAAGACCTGAAAGAGGACTACTCCCAGTACATACCCCGGGGGCACTACACCAAGACGGAGGACCTGAAAAACTACTTTAAGGCGATGATGTGGTACGGCAGGCTGACCTTCCGCCTGAAGGACGAGGACGAGACCAGGTCCGCGGTACTGATCACCCTCGCCCTGAACCAGGGGGAGAACCTGAAAAGCTGGGAAAGGATCTACGAGCCGACGAATTTTTTCGTGGGCAAGAGCGACGACATCAACTGCTTGCAGTACCAGGACCTGCTCAAGGAGATCTACGGGGAGCAGATCAGCCTGCGAAAGCTGGCGGGCGATCCGGAAAAATGGGCGGCTTTCCTGAAAGCGGCCGGGAAGCTGCAGCCGCCGGCCATCAACTCCATCCCCATCTTCGACGAAAACATCCAACCGGACCGGGAAAGGGAGATCAAGGGCTTCCGTTTCATGGGGCAGCGGTTTACCCTGGACGCCTCCATCTTCCAGCGGCTGGTTTACCGGGAAGTGAAGGAAAACAGCGAGGGTAAGCGCAGGATGCTCCCCAAAGGCCTGGACGTCCCGGCCGCCATGGGCTCCAAGGAGGCCTACCGGCTCCTGGAGGAGATGGGGGAGACCGGTTACGAGAAGTACCCTGAAAACATGCAGAAGATGCGGGATTACATCGCCGGGCTGGACCTGAAGACCTGGACCCAGAACCTCTACCGGAGCTGGCTTTATACCCTGCAGCCCCTCGTCTGGGAGAAACCGGCCGGCTACCCATCCTTCATGCTGAACAAGGCCTGGACCCGCAAGGAGCTCAACACCTACCTGGGAAGCTGGACGGAGTTGAAGCATGACACCATCCTCTACGCCAAGCAGGTCTACGCCGAGATGGGAGGCGCGCCCGAGGAGCAGGACGACCGGGGCTACGTGGAACCGAATCCACACCTCTACGGGCGCCTGGCCTCCCTGATCGGGCTGACGAGAGACGGACTCGCCCAAAGAGGGCTGTTAAACGAGAGGGACGAGGCCAGCCTGGACCGGATGGAGCAGCTGGCCCTTTCCCTCAAGGATATTTCGGAAAAGGAACTGAACAACCTCCCCCTGACCAACGAGGACTACGACCTGATCCGCACCTTCGGCGGGCAGCTGGAGCACTTCTGGCTGGAGGCCCTGCGGGACGAGGGAATCGACCACCGCTCCGCCCTGGCGGACCAGCCGGCGCCGGTTGTAGCGGACGTGGCCACGGCCCCTCCCGACCTGGTGCTAGAGGAGGGCACCGGATACGTCTCGGAGATCTATGCCATCGTCCCGGTGGACGGCAAGCTGCGGATCGCCCGGGGCGGGGTCTACTCCTACTACGAGTTTCCCTGGCCGATAGGCGACCGTTTGACCGACGCCAGGTGGCGGGAGATGCTGAACACCGGGAAGGCCCCCGAACCGCCGGAATGGACGAAGGATTTTACCGGTAGCGGTGCGGTTCAGCCCCTGCCGGCCTGGGATTGTAAGAATGGGTGA